From a single Fusobacterium ulcerans ATCC 49185 genomic region:
- the rfbC gene encoding dTDP-4-dehydrorhamnose 3,5-epimerase: MEIIKTELEGVFIIKNKIFQDGRGIFIKTYNKDEFEKNNLCTEFRESYFSISNKDVIRGMHFQLPPFEHEKLVYVAKGKVLDVIVDLRKNSKTLGKYISLELSEENGYSVYIPKGLAHGFKSLEDGSIMVYNVATVYNSESDYGISWNSIGFDWKIENPIMSPRDKKFESMNDFLKKEVF, from the coding sequence ATGGAAATTATAAAAACAGAATTAGAAGGAGTCTTTATTATAAAAAATAAAATATTCCAAGATGGAAGAGGAATATTTATTAAAACATATAATAAAGATGAATTTGAAAAAAATAATCTTTGTACAGAATTTAGAGAAAGTTATTTTTCAATTTCAAATAAAGATGTAATAAGAGGGATGCATTTTCAGCTTCCTCCTTTTGAACATGAAAAATTAGTTTATGTAGCAAAAGGAAAAGTATTGGATGTTATTGTAGATTTAAGAAAAAATTCTAAAACTTTAGGAAAATATATAAGTTTAGAATTATCAGAAGAAAATGGATATTCTGTATATATTCCCAAAGGATTAGCGCATGGATTCAAGTCTCTAGAAGATGGAAGTATCATGGTTTACAATGTAGCAACAGTATATAATTCTGAAAGTGATTATGGAATTAGCTGGAATAGTATTGGATTTGATTGGAAAATAGAAAACCCTATAATGTCACCAAGAGATAAGAAGTTTGAGAGTATGAATGATTTTTTGAAAAAAGAGGTATTTTAA
- a CDS encoding NAD-dependent epimerase/dehydratase family protein has protein sequence MKILITGATGFIGRNLIPILEKEAEIERILILIRDRKKVEGLYSEKVDVCTIEEGYEEVIRKFLPDKVIHLASFLTSRNDSEVIDKILDANIKFGTLLLNTLRGCQIKEFINFGSFAEYRLGNGLDSAYLYTATKTAFRSILKYYSQIENFKYYNVIPYTIYGGKDTQKKVIDYIKESFEREVDMSYGEQILDFIHIDDVCDFIKILLFHEKEIPNEQEFYLGTGKGTNIRELSKILEKIYTKKANIKWGKIPYRERDIMYAVAPLGNNIEYLNWKAKLKLEDQLAEQSRAEQSRAEQSRAEQSRAEQSRAEQSRAEQSRAVNPSIFKSINKDKINFLIKEIPLNSLEVFI, from the coding sequence ATGAAAATATTAATAACTGGAGCAACTGGGTTTATAGGAAGAAATTTAATTCCTATATTAGAAAAAGAAGCAGAAATAGAAAGAATATTAATTCTGATAAGGGATAGAAAAAAAGTTGAAGGTCTTTATTCGGAAAAAGTAGATGTTTGTACTATAGAAGAGGGATATGAAGAAGTTATTCGAAAATTTTTACCTGATAAAGTTATTCATTTAGCTTCTTTTTTAACAAGTAGAAATGATAGTGAAGTTATAGACAAAATACTGGATGCAAATATAAAATTTGGAACTTTATTGTTAAATACTTTGAGAGGATGTCAAATTAAAGAGTTTATAAATTTTGGATCTTTTGCTGAGTACAGATTAGGAAATGGATTAGATAGTGCTTATTTATATACAGCTACTAAAACAGCTTTTCGAAGTATATTAAAATATTATTCTCAAATAGAAAATTTTAAATATTATAATGTAATTCCATATACAATTTATGGTGGAAAAGATACACAAAAAAAGGTAATTGATTATATAAAAGAAAGTTTTGAAAGAGAAGTAGACATGTCTTATGGAGAGCAAATATTAGATTTTATTCATATAGATGATGTATGTGATTTTATAAAAATATTATTATTTCATGAAAAAGAAATACCAAATGAACAAGAATTTTATTTGGGAACAGGAAAGGGAACAAATATAAGAGAATTAAGTAAAATATTAGAAAAAATATATACTAAAAAAGCAAATATTAAATGGGGAAAAATTCCATATAGAGAAAGAGATATAATGTATGCAGTTGCTCCCTTGGGAAATAATATTGAGTATTTAAATTGGAAGGCTAAATTGAAATTAGAAGATCAATTGGCAGAGCAGAGCAGAGCAGAGCAGAGCAGAGCAGAGCAGAGCAGAGCAGAGCAGAGCAGAGCAGAGCAGAGCAGAGCAGAGCAGAGCAGAGCAGAGCAGAGCAGAGCAGTAAATCCTAGCATATTTAAGTCAATTAATAAAGATAAAATTAATTTTTTAATCAAAGAAATACCTTTAAATAGTTTAGAGGTGTTTATATGA
- the rfbF gene encoding glucose-1-phosphate cytidylyltransferase, with the protein MKAVILAGGYGTRLSEATNLIPKPMVEIGGKPILWHIMKTYSHYGINEFIICCGYKGYVIKEWFSNYFLHTSDVTFDLQNNEMTVHDCHSENWKVTLVDTGLETMTGGRIKRIEKYIGNETFLLTYGDGVTDLNIGESIKFHKESGKTLTVTAYKPQGKFGSLNIDEKGNVKAFTEKPAGDGSWINAGYFICEPEVFNYITEGDSTIFERAPLENIAKDGKMNSFKHTGFWKPMDILRDNKELNDMWDSGKAPWKVW; encoded by the coding sequence ATGAAAGCAGTAATATTAGCAGGTGGATATGGAACAAGACTTAGTGAAGCAACAAACCTTATCCCAAAACCAATGGTAGAAATAGGAGGAAAACCTATTCTATGGCATATTATGAAAACATATTCTCATTATGGAATAAATGAATTTATCATCTGCTGTGGATATAAAGGATATGTAATAAAAGAATGGTTTTCAAATTATTTTCTTCATACAAGCGATGTAACATTTGATCTGCAAAATAATGAAATGACAGTACATGACTGCCATTCAGAAAACTGGAAAGTAACTCTTGTAGATACAGGGCTTGAAACTATGACAGGTGGAAGAATTAAGAGAATAGAAAAATATATAGGAAATGAAACTTTTCTTTTAACATATGGTGATGGGGTAACAGATTTAAATATAGGTGAAAGTATAAAATTCCATAAAGAAAGTGGAAAAACTTTAACTGTTACAGCATATAAACCACAAGGAAAATTTGGATCATTGAATATAGATGAGAAGGGAAATGTAAAGGCTTTTACAGAGAAACCAGCAGGAGATGGAAGCTGGATAAATGCAGGATATTTCATATGTGAGCCAGAAGTATTTAATTATATAACTGAAGGCGATTCAACTATATTTGAAAGAGCTCCTTTAGAAAATATAGCTAAAGATGGAAAAATGAATTCTTTTAAACATACAGGATTCTGGAAGCCTATGGATATATTAAGAGATAATAAAGAATTAAATGATATGTGGGATAGTGGAAAAGCTCCATGGAAAGTATGGTAA
- a CDS encoding polysaccharide biosynthesis C-terminal domain-containing protein, which produces MLIIITSISVMLTCYSHMYATILTGINEINFLMALSIVQAIMNILLSYIFIKYTALGVNGVILATCFCMITNIFTLPKVLKNKLEKIKR; this is translated from the coding sequence TTGTTAATTATTATAACATCTATATCAGTAATGTTAACTTGTTATAGCCATATGTATGCAACAATTTTAACAGGAATAAATGAAATAAATTTTCTGATGGCTTTATCAATAGTTCAAGCAATAATGAACATATTACTTTCCTATATATTTATAAAGTATACTGCTCTTGGAGTAAATGGAGTAATATTGGCCACATGTTTTTGTATGATAACTAATATTTTTACTTTACCAAAAGTTTTAAAAAATAAATTGGAAAAAATAAAGAGGTAA
- the rfbG gene encoding CDP-glucose 4,6-dehydratase, which translates to MKNFNNVYKGKRILVTGHTGFKGSWLSIWLRELGAEVIGYSLEPYTEKDNFVLSHLSEKVVDIRGDIRDRKHLREVFDKYQPKIVFHLAAQPLVRLSYDIPVETYETNLMGTINVLEEIRNCENTKIGIMITTDKCYENKEQIWGYRENEAFGGYDPYSSSKGACEIAIQSWRNSFFNPKDYEKHGKSIASVRAGNVIGGGDWAKDRIVPDCIRALEEDRDIEIRSPKSIRPWEHVLEPLSGYLLLGQKMMEDPIKYCEGWNFGPNLDAIVNVWEVAEKIVKDYGKGNLKDISNPNSLHEAKLLLLDITKSRFELGWKPTLTIDKSVELTTEWYKRYLNEDVYKLCVEQINEFSKLGE; encoded by the coding sequence ATGAAAAACTTTAATAATGTGTATAAAGGAAAAAGAATTCTGGTAACAGGTCATACAGGATTTAAAGGATCGTGGCTGTCAATATGGCTTAGAGAATTAGGCGCTGAAGTAATAGGTTATTCATTAGAACCGTATACAGAAAAGGACAATTTTGTTTTATCTCATTTATCAGAAAAGGTAGTTGATATTAGAGGAGATATAAGAGACAGAAAACATTTAAGAGAAGTATTTGATAAATATCAGCCAAAGATAGTATTTCATTTAGCAGCTCAACCATTAGTTAGACTTTCATATGATATTCCAGTAGAAACATATGAAACTAATCTTATGGGAACTATAAATGTATTGGAAGAGATAAGAAACTGTGAGAATACTAAAATAGGAATAATGATAACAACAGATAAATGCTATGAAAATAAAGAACAGATATGGGGATACAGAGAAAATGAAGCTTTTGGAGGATATGATCCATATTCTTCATCTAAAGGAGCTTGTGAAATAGCTATACAATCATGGAGAAATTCATTTTTTAATCCTAAAGATTATGAAAAACATGGAAAAAGTATAGCAAGTGTGAGAGCAGGAAATGTAATAGGTGGAGGAGACTGGGCAAAAGACAGAATAGTGCCAGACTGTATAAGAGCATTGGAAGAAGATAGAGATATAGAGATAAGAAGTCCAAAATCAATAAGGCCATGGGAACATGTACTTGAACCTTTAAGTGGTTATCTTCTATTAGGGCAAAAGATGATGGAAGATCCAATAAAATATTGTGAAGGATGGAACTTTGGGCCAAATCTTGATGCAATAGTAAATGTATGGGAAGTAGCAGAAAAAATAGTAAAAGATTATGGAAAAGGAAATCTAAAAGATATTTCTAATCCAAATTCTTTACATGAAGCTAAATTATTACTACTAGATATAACAAAATCAAGATTTGAACTAGGATGGAAGCCTACATTAACCATAGATAAAAGCGTAGAACTGACTACTGAATGGTACAAGAGATATCTAAATGAAGATGTATACAAACTTTGTGTAGAACAGATAAATGAATTTTCTAAGTTGGGTGAATAA
- a CDS encoding MATE family efflux transporter — protein sequence MKGKVKYYFSKIKNNKLRLNIVFNFLLKGFSIVINFLTIPLMLNYLNSEEYGLWILILSITNWIYTFDIGIGNGLKNKIAQYLNLKNYDKIKKYIITSYFFVTILSLIIFFCLIYISFKILNLNILLKVNFLIEMSYYF from the coding sequence ATGAAAGGAAAAGTAAAATATTATTTTTCTAAAATTAAAAATAATAAATTAAGATTAAATATAGTATTTAATTTTTTATTAAAAGGATTTTCAATAGTAATAAATTTTTTAACAATTCCTTTAATGCTCAATTATCTAAATAGTGAAGAATATGGATTATGGATATTAATCTTATCAATCACTAACTGGATATACACATTTGATATAGGAATAGGAAATGGATTAAAAAATAAAATAGCTCAATACTTAAATCTAAAAAATTATGATAAAATAAAAAAGTATATAATAACAAGTTATTTTTTTGTAACAATATTATCGTTAATTATTTTTTTTTGCTTAATTTATATTTCATTTAAAATTTTAAATCTAAATATATTATTGAAAGTAAATTTTTTAATAGAAATGAGTTATTATTTTTAA
- a CDS encoding glycosyltransferase family 2 protein, whose translation MGSILTISIPTYNRKNELERSINILLPQLSDQVNLLILDNASDYNIFEVYNEISENFKKFIKVKRNKNNIGMCSNIVKCFEETESEWMWLLGDDDIPSENSVKTILEDINKIEEKIVLMKYSSIISQEKENKIILGLENLIDFLYETNPEKRYGNLLFISTSVYNVKKIKQMKNYMLYGYQFSNSYMPHNIILFFYLELNRGEGVQFLRTNIIELGKERDTYSDLIVGLGSIYGTKTLFLDIDKKREIKLRRLFTLFTSSIKGNFIELYLKGYLENKIKNYKKVYYDLYKESKYKYLVKDKVMFYILYFIIDKPFFIKLLSKLNKKFKSAIERKNKGIYHRI comes from the coding sequence ATGGGCTCTATTTTAACAATTTCGATTCCAACATATAATAGAAAAAATGAATTAGAAAGATCTATAAACATATTATTGCCACAACTTTCAGATCAAGTTAATTTATTAATATTAGATAATGCTTCTGACTATAATATATTTGAAGTATATAATGAAATTTCAGAAAACTTTAAAAAATTTATAAAAGTAAAAAGAAATAAAAATAATATAGGGATGTGTTCAAATATAGTCAAGTGTTTTGAGGAAACTGAGAGTGAATGGATGTGGTTACTAGGAGATGATGATATTCCTTCTGAAAATAGTGTAAAAACAATTTTAGAAGATATAAATAAAATAGAAGAAAAAATAGTTTTAATGAAATATTCTTCTATAATTTCCCAAGAAAAAGAAAATAAAATAATTCTTGGTTTAGAAAATTTAATAGATTTTCTGTATGAAACTAACCCAGAAAAAAGGTATGGAAATTTATTATTTATTTCTACATCTGTTTATAATGTAAAAAAGATAAAACAAATGAAAAATTATATGCTATATGGATATCAATTTTCTAATTCATATATGCCTCATAATATTATTTTATTTTTTTATCTTGAGTTAAATAGAGGAGAAGGAGTGCAATTTTTAAGAACTAATATAATAGAACTAGGAAAAGAAAGAGATACTTATTCAGACCTTATTGTAGGATTAGGAAGTATTTATGGAACAAAAACATTATTTTTAGATATTGATAAAAAGAGAGAAATTAAGTTGAGGAGGCTATTTACTCTTTTTACTAGTTCGATAAAAGGGAATTTTATTGAACTTTATCTTAAAGGATATTTAGAAAATAAAATAAAAAATTATAAAAAAGTTTATTATGATCTATATAAGGAATCAAAATATAAATATTTAGTGAAAGATAAAGTTATGTTTTATATATTGTACTTTATTATAGATAAACCATTTTTTATAAAATTATTATCTAAATTAAATAAAAAATTTAAAAGTGCAATTGAGAGAAAAAATAAGGGTATTTATCATAGAATTTAA
- a CDS encoding oligosaccharide flippase family protein, with protein sequence MSISYGISISISHIIFTIFYFNKNKILIPKISDVSLDKLHGILNIGGKIFVIQIAGLIIFSTDNFIITNFLGPEMITEYSVVYKFFSIPFIAINLILGPVWPEATKEYYDRNYEWFKIF encoded by the coding sequence TTGAGTATTTCCTATGGAATAAGTATATCAATTTCTCATATTATTTTTACAATATTTTATTTTAATAAAAATAAAATATTAATTCCAAAAATTTCAGATGTATCTTTAGATAAATTGCATGGAATATTAAATATAGGAGGGAAAATATTTGTTATTCAGATAGCAGGATTGATAATTTTTTCTACAGATAATTTTATAATTACTAATTTTTTAGGTCCAGAAATGATAACAGAATATAGTGTTGTATATAAATTTTTTTCAATACCATTCATAGCTATTAATTTAATATTAGGACCAGTATGGCCAGAAGCAACAAAGGAATATTATGATAGAAATTATGAATGGTTTAAAATATTTTAA
- a CDS encoding NAD-dependent epimerase/dehydratase family protein, with amino-acid sequence MKILIFGGFGFIGKNLIEELTNEYEIIAIDKNIDEDFARRISNIKSYKFDFSSQKELEKIISKEKPEYIINLISCVTSERELNLFPKMIEDNLNIFLKIYEASKKLESLKIMLQFGSGEEYGNISAPFKEENKEEPSSPYAVAKQITTNTALMLNRNFNYPVCVIRPSNLFGKYQNTSKFIPYILEKLRKNEEILTTFGEQKRDFIYAEDFSKIIKDLLKNSEKIRGEVVNVGSGISISLKEIILYLKEKLNSSSEIKFGAIPYRKNEMMNFSLDISKLENILNKKLNLEWKDKIN; translated from the coding sequence ATGAAAATTTTAATCTTTGGTGGATTTGGATTTATTGGAAAAAATTTGATAGAAGAATTAACTAATGAATATGAGATTATAGCAATTGATAAAAATATAGATGAGGATTTTGCGCGAAGGATATCAAATATAAAGTCATATAAATTTGATTTTTCATCACAAAAAGAATTAGAAAAAATAATATCTAAAGAAAAACCTGAATATATTATAAATTTGATATCTTGTGTTACATCTGAAAGAGAATTAAATCTATTCCCTAAAATGATAGAGGATAATTTGAATATTTTTCTGAAAATATATGAAGCTTCCAAAAAATTGGAATCTTTAAAAATAATGCTGCAATTCGGTTCAGGAGAAGAGTATGGAAATATTTCAGCACCTTTTAAAGAAGAAAATAAAGAAGAACCTTCATCACCATATGCTGTAGCAAAACAGATAACAACTAATACAGCTTTAATGTTAAATAGAAATTTTAATTATCCTGTATGCGTAATTAGACCTTCTAATCTTTTTGGAAAATATCAAAATACAAGTAAATTTATACCGTATATTTTAGAAAAATTAAGGAAAAATGAAGAAATATTGACAACATTTGGTGAACAGAAAAGAGATTTTATATATGCAGAAGATTTTTCAAAAATTATAAAAGATTTACTAAAAAATAGTGAAAAAATAAGAGGCGAAGTAGTTAATGTAGGAAGTGGAATAAGTATTTCTCTAAAGGAAATAATTCTTTATTTAAAAGAAAAATTAAATTCTAGTTCAGAAATAAAATTTGGAGCAATTCCGTATAGAAAAAATGAAATGATGAATTTTTCTCTAGATATATCAAAATTAGAAAATATATTAAATAAAAAATTAAATTTAGAATGGAAAGATAAAATTAATTAG
- a CDS encoding protoporphyrinogen/coproporphyrinogen oxidase — translation MKEVVILGAGISGIAAGYFLEDKNNKKYNITIYEKNSSWGGLCDNFEIDDFRFDKFVHFSFTENREVKEIFRKSSESIEHLPNPSNYYKGYWLKHPAQNNLFSLSKEEKDKILLDFENRKEKSIEEIKNYEEWLRIQYGDYFAENFPMKYTKKYWGVEAKELETKWVGERMYKPTIEEIKKGMETEDTPITYYAKKMYYPKKGGYKSYLSSMAKGLNIELNYEVIKIDLNKKVIYFSNGNAKKYDELISSIPLPELVKLTENIPEEIREVSKLLRWTSGYIVSLGINTKNIPPYLWFYIYDEDILPARIYSPSHKSLDNCPEGCSSLQLEIYHESNKPLNLSKKDILKDCIKKLIKMKIIKEEDIIVKDIRYEKYANILFDFNIYSSRKKIREYFEEKGIKTIGRFGEWDYFWSDQSLMSGKNV, via the coding sequence ATGAAAGAAGTAGTGATACTTGGAGCTGGAATCTCTGGGATAGCAGCAGGGTACTTTTTAGAAGATAAAAATAATAAAAAGTATAATATAACGATTTATGAAAAAAATTCTTCATGGGGAGGACTGTGTGATAACTTTGAAATAGATGATTTTAGATTTGATAAGTTTGTACATTTTTCTTTTACAGAGAATAGAGAAGTTAAAGAAATATTTAGAAAAAGTTCAGAAAGTATTGAACATCTTCCAAATCCAAGTAATTACTACAAAGGATACTGGTTAAAACATCCAGCCCAAAATAATTTGTTCTCACTTTCAAAAGAAGAAAAAGATAAAATCCTTTTAGATTTTGAAAATAGAAAAGAAAAATCTATTGAAGAAATTAAAAACTATGAAGAATGGTTAAGAATACAATATGGAGATTATTTTGCTGAAAACTTTCCTATGAAATACACAAAAAAATATTGGGGAGTAGAAGCTAAAGAACTTGAAACAAAGTGGGTAGGAGAAAGAATGTATAAACCTACTATAGAAGAGATAAAAAAAGGGATGGAAACAGAAGATACTCCTATAACTTATTATGCTAAAAAGATGTATTATCCTAAAAAAGGAGGATATAAAAGTTATTTATCTTCTATGGCAAAAGGATTAAATATTGAATTAAATTATGAAGTAATAAAAATAGATTTGAATAAAAAAGTTATATATTTTTCTAATGGAAATGCTAAAAAATATGATGAGCTTATATCAAGTATTCCGCTACCAGAACTTGTAAAATTAACAGAAAATATTCCAGAAGAAATAAGAGAAGTATCAAAATTATTAAGATGGACATCAGGATATATAGTATCTTTAGGAATAAATACTAAAAATATTCCACCTTATCTGTGGTTTTATATTTATGATGAAGATATTTTACCAGCGAGGATATATTCTCCTAGTCATAAGTCTTTAGATAATTGTCCAGAAGGATGTTCTTCACTTCAATTGGAAATATATCATGAAAGTAATAAACCTTTAAACTTATCAAAAAAAGATATTCTAAAAGATTGTATAAAAAAACTTATAAAAATGAAAATTATAAAAGAAGAAGATATTATTGTAAAAGATATAAGATATGAAAAATATGCCAATATACTATTTGACTTTAATATATACAGTTCTAGAAAAAAAATAAGAGAATATTTTGAAGAAAAAGGAATAAAAACAATTGGAAGATTTGGAGAATGGGATTACTTTTGGAGTGATCAAAGTTTAATGAGTGGGAAAAATGTCTAA
- the rfbH gene encoding lipopolysaccharide biosynthesis protein RfbH, translated as MDSLKQEILEKVKEYHNIKFGDKKEFKEGETYINYGGRFFDEQEMVNLVDSSLDFWLTSGPWVKKFETKMAEYLDIKYCSLTNSGSSANLLAFMALTAQELGDRRIKRGDEVITVSAGFPTTVTPIIQYGAVPVFVDVTVPAYNIDTDMLEEALSEKTKAVMIAHTLGNPFNLQGVKDFCKKHNLWLVEDNCDALGSEYCIDGEWKKTGTIGDIGTSSFYPPHHMTMGEGGAVYTDNPLLHKLIKSFRDWGRDCWCESGVDDTCHMRFTKQYGELPLGYDHKYVYSHFGYNLKVTDMQAAIGVAQLDKLPHIVEARRRNWNRLYEGLKDIQDKIILPEPEKNSKPSWFGFLISVKEETGKSRVELAKYLETNKIQTRNLFAGNLLKHPAFDEMRKTGEGFRVIGDLKNTDFIMNNTLWIGVYPGMTDEMLDFMIKKIKEYIIG; from the coding sequence ATGGATAGTTTAAAACAAGAAATATTAGAAAAAGTAAAAGAATATCATAATATAAAATTTGGAGATAAAAAAGAATTTAAAGAGGGAGAAACATATATTAATTATGGAGGAAGATTCTTTGATGAGCAGGAAATGGTTAATCTTGTTGATTCTTCTTTAGATTTCTGGCTTACTTCTGGACCATGGGTTAAGAAGTTTGAAACTAAAATGGCTGAATATCTTGATATAAAGTATTGTTCTCTAACTAATTCAGGTTCATCAGCTAACCTTCTTGCATTTATGGCTTTAACTGCTCAAGAATTAGGTGACAGAAGAATAAAAAGAGGAGATGAAGTAATAACTGTATCGGCTGGTTTTCCTACTACAGTTACTCCTATTATTCAATATGGAGCAGTTCCAGTATTTGTAGATGTAACAGTTCCAGCATATAACATAGATACAGATATGTTGGAAGAAGCATTAAGTGAAAAAACAAAAGCTGTAATGATAGCACATACATTAGGAAATCCTTTTAATCTTCAAGGAGTAAAAGATTTCTGTAAGAAACATAATCTATGGCTTGTGGAAGATAACTGTGATGCTTTAGGTTCTGAATACTGTATAGATGGAGAATGGAAAAAAACAGGAACAATAGGAGATATAGGAACATCAAGTTTTTATCCACCTCATCATATGACTATGGGAGAGGGAGGAGCAGTATATACAGATAATCCTCTGCTTCATAAATTAATAAAATCTTTCAGAGACTGGGGAAGAGACTGCTGGTGTGAAAGTGGTGTAGATGATACATGCCATATGAGATTTACTAAACAGTATGGAGAGCTTCCATTAGGATATGATCATAAATATGTATATTCACATTTTGGATATAATTTAAAAGTGACAGATATGCAGGCAGCTATTGGAGTTGCGCAATTAGATAAACTTCCACATATAGTAGAAGCAAGAAGAAGAAACTGGAATAGATTGTATGAAGGATTAAAAGATATTCAAGATAAGATAATACTTCCAGAACCAGAAAAGAACTCAAAACCAAGCTGGTTTGGATTTTTAATATCTGTAAAAGAAGAAACAGGAAAATCAAGAGTAGAACTTGCAAAATATCTTGAAACTAATAAAATACAAACAAGAAATCTATTTGCAGGAAATCTTTTAAAACATCCAGCTTTTGATGAAATGAGAAAGACTGGAGAAGGATTCAGAGTAATAGGAGATTTAAAAAATACAGACTTCATTATGAATAATACTTTATGGATAGGAGTATATCCTGGAATGACTGATGAAATGTTAGACTTTATGATAAAGAAAATAAAAGAATATATAATTGGATAG